CTCATGAGTGCATATCATAGCCAGCACACAGATTGGTGACAGAGATTCCAATGTCCCATGATAATCACCAGGACATTTGTAGACTGGCTGTCCGAATGTCCAAGGACAATAATGTGGACTGGCTGTTCCAATGTCTCTTGATTGTAGCCAGGACACTTGATGACTAGATGTCACAATGTCCCATGATAATCACCAGGACATTTGTAGACTGGCTGTCCGAATGTCCAAGGACAAAACTGTGGACTGGCTGTTCCAATGTCTCTTGATTGTAGCCAGGACACTGGATGACTAGATGTCACAATGTCCAATGATAATCACCAGGACAATGGTTGACTGGCTGTTCCAATGTCTCATGAGTACATGTACGTAGCCAGAAGACTTGTTGACTGGAGGTCACAATGTCATGACCACTCCATAAGAAACCGAGAAATCTATTGGATTCGAGAATCAATTATACAACACAAATACTCTTTTGTGAAAAACTTATTTATTCCTTCTACCATATAAATTAAACATGGGAAATGAAGTCGATGAATGGTATGAATACATGTGAGACAGATAATTAATAATGAAATTTCGAAGTGAGATGAAGTGAGAATGTGCATCTGTACAATAGTCATCTAAAGCCACATCGACAACATACTGACGATTTTTTGTCTAATGTGCTATATGTTAGTCCAAATAACTGCCTCTGCCTTATAGCGTCTACGGCAAAATATGAGCTGCAAGATTATCATTGGGACCTTATTAGTCCTGCAGCACTGGTCCAAAGTAACATCGTTTGTTCTACATATCATCCGTGTAAGCAGCATGCTGATTTTCAAAGATTGTGTTTTTGCAAGTAGGTCTTGTCATGGTGAATGCAACAGCACAACACAACATGCACAGGATGTTACTTCCGACCATGCCTACATTTTGTGAGAAATAAATAAGTGCAGGGTCCACATATATACAAAAATAATAGTTTATGTCACTGTTCAAATAAGAATATTAGAACATTAGTCTGTCAAACCCAACCCAACCCAATCCCACCAAACCTCAACTCCATTGGCCTCTGGAAACATTAAAACTTTTGACTTCTGTCCCGAGAAACGACTCATAATTGGAGATATCAAAGATTAAGCTGAGATTTTCAATTGCACGCTTCTGCATAGGGGCAAACTGGTTTACAATGCCTTTCTAAAGTAACGTTCAATTCGAGTTAATCGTTATTTAGACTCCCCCAGCAGTCTACTGATCATCCTAATCAGTCATCCTAGGGGAAAGGACAATGTccatccactgcgtccggagtttAATAGCTCTTTAGCTGCTTCAAACCCAGCTCTGTCAGTTGGCCTATATTTGGTGGGTAAAGCAGAGCCGTGCATGCAGTTACGGCCTTATCCAATAACCAGTAGCTAACTAAAAAGAATGCGTAAGTAAGTGATCCAAGTTAGTGATTCACTATTTTCACCCCACACATAAATACTTGGCATGCTCTGCTGATATCTCATTGAGATGACAGGTAAATTACGGAAGCAccttttttgataaaacaatagTGCTTTTTATTTCCACCCCCAATCTAAGTGTAAACAATGCTCAAGTAATTAGCCCCATTCCAATGTGATGGCGCAGATGATTCATGCTCCCTTTGCAGACGACAGAGACTGAAAGCAGACGTTCTACTAGATGGCGCTGCGCAGCATATGAATATTCTGGTGTAAAAGGAATAAATATCCCCGTTTAATAGAGTTCTACCCTAATTTTTCGGCAACAATAATTTGCTATCGTATAATGTGCTTCAATTGGAAAACATACAGAATAATGTCGGCGGTCATTAAAGAACCAATGGCCTTCACCTCCCCGAGCATATCAAGTCAGTGACAGTTACTGCAGATATCAATCTCCAACATTTCAGTTTGTTCCTGTCGAGTTCGTCGTCCTCTGATCTCAGCCAAAGCCTTTCCGGTATCCCCACATCTTCGCCAGGAGTTCTTCCCCCAAGTGCCCTCTCCGACATAGACCTGCCACGCCCAGGCGCTGCGACTTGGCGCCGAAGCGATGTGGTCCAAGTCGTTGGAGCTTCGTCAGATCGGTTCCTGTGAAACCACATAAACACAACTTCCTTCAAACTGATAACTTTTCTCTTATTATAGTCCTGtaaagacaaagaaatacgAGGGATTAAGTAACCAGTGGTAGCGAATAAAAAGAAAACGCGAATGGAAACATTAACTAGGGGTCTGGCGGTCTAGGGAGCTTCGCCGGGCGGGGACCTGGTCACGAATCTGATAGATGCTGATGCAAGTGTCTGCAGTAGGCTACCATGTCGACAGACTGCCTTTCAGGTTCTCGTATTCAACTACCACAAGGAGATGTAGCAATATCCAAGACTGCAGTCGACATGTGATTTGTTAATGACTCTTTATATAACAATTTTAGGAGCTGACACCTTGTGAATGACATTTGGTTGAGAAAAATGTTAATAGTTTATAACTAGTTTTATTCTTACCTCGACAGATATATGTAGTCAATGCTCCAACAATCTCGTACTGGGTCTCTTCCAACATCTCGTAGCTGTCCACGGTAAATAGATGCCGTGCCAAGGGTCTGCTTGCAATCTCTCCCAGTGCAGCTTTGTTGACAAGCTTCCCAACGCCCACCACATAGACTGTAACACCCTGCGCCTTAAGTGCGCCAGACTTTTCTCTGACCGCCGCCATATTGTTTGGCTTCTCGTCTGTAACCAAGATGGCCACTCGGTCGACATCTTCACGCTTCCTCCCACCATTTTCGGGAATAAATGTCTCTGTCGAAACTTGATCTAACAATTTCACCAAACTGTATTCCTTCTTTGCTTCTAAAGCTCCCAGAACCTCCGCTTTTGTAGGGTAGGTGTTCAAATCGTACCCTGGTAAAGATCCGCATTCGCTTGGAACAGACGACACCTGTATCTTCTTGGGTCCTACTTCGAATTTCTTGACAATGTTCTTCAGGAAGCTGCGGATGCTGATGATGCCGTTACTGCCGGCGTTCTTGGTGTCCATGATGAAGACGAGGTCCGCCCCGCGTCTATCGCCACAGCCAAAGTCTTGTGGTGGCGGCTcgactgaaagaaaaaaacaaatggtAAGAAAAGAAACGGAGCTGGTTGCTTGTTGGTCAAGCTGCTGCTAAGTTCACTTCCTCAAGAACACTTGTTGGGCAGAAGTCACAGCGACCGTTTCGTCTTCGTCAATCATTTGAAGAAAGATGACCCGAACGTTTGCGTTAGATCCGCCAATAACGTTTTCGTGTCAAGTGAATGTCTTCCCCATATTTCTTCTCTGCATGAAAAGATAGGCCTGTGGCGTGTCCTCTTCCTGGGCGACAGGTCAACCCATCTCTTAATGATAAATATGAAGTAACGCATTGGTTACGAGACGATATGGACAAAGACTTCAGACAAACAAACTTACTTTGGCAGATTTTGTCGGCAAGGTCGTACCGTAGACTCTTCAGTTGCCAGTGGTCGTACAGGCGGAACATCCTTTCCCGTCCAGCTAGGGTCTGCAACTCCTCGTCCGTCACACCAATACCCACACCTATTGCAAACAGCTCGACTCCGTGCGTAGACATCAGGCTGTTTTTCTCAGCAATTGCACTCTTCAAGTTCGCGGCAGGTCCGTCTGTTACCAGGATTACAACCTTAGCAACCCTCTTCCGGGCCCCGGAGCTTGGGTCGAACGTGTGGGTTCGGATGACCTTCAAGGCAACATCGAGGTTACGAGCACCTCGCTGCTTCTTGATTTTCGACGCAGCCTCGTAGATCTCTTCCCGGGTAGAGTACTGGTCAAACTCGAAATGGATCTTTGGGTGGTCTGCGAAGGTCATAAGGCTGATTCTCGTGTTGTTGGGATAGATATCCAGGGTGTAGGCCATGGCTTGGACGAAGGCTTTCATCTCGGAGAAGTCTGGAGCTCTAATGCCGCTGGATGTGTCAAGGAGTATAACAACATCTGCTTGTTTTTGCTTGCATTCTGCGAAATGAGAAGGAACGACGTGACGATTCTGTCATCCGAGTATTGGAAAGAGCGAGGAGTCTGATGGGGAACATTTATCAGAAGCAAAACGTTATTTCGACGAGTAATGTGGTTGAGTAAGCAACAATCATGAGTGGACTTAGGCATATCATTCCAACAAAAACTAAAAGGAAGCGTACACGCACACTATTATTCATCTAACTCGAGACAACCAACTTCGTGATGTTAGAACATTGAGACAACGATTGTGTCATTAGATGCTTAATGTTTTAGACATTGTTTTCTTACCTGGAGTGACGTACAGTGGCGGCAAAGGTGGAAGTGTTGGAGCAGTCGTGGTTGTTGGGACACGTGTCGTTGTGGTTGGCGTCTCTGTGGTAGTCGTGGGTTGAAGCTTAGTCACTGCAAGAGAAAGACAACGTTCAAAATGCAATTAAACAAGAATTAACGGAAATGATCTGGGTCACTAGAAAACTTCAATAAGGCAAATGTTGATGTGGCGATGAAATTCCGAATCGCGACTGAAGGTCAGCGGAAAAGAGGATGACATGGACGGAAACGCAGTGGTAAAGATTGGTCACTTAACACGGAATCTAGGTTAAGAAAAACCAATTGTGGTATCAACTTGGGTTCGGACTTAGTCATTCAAGGACTCTGCAATGGGAATCGGTCTACGCTAACAGATGGGACAAGCCAAACGGTGCGGATGTGATAACTTTGCGTTCTTTAATGTTACATCGTTCAACGCCTCGCACAACGCCTCCtgacaaatacattgtatgtttGGCTAGGACACGACGAATATACCTTGCTTTCGACTTACCATCACATGCCCTGTACGCCAACGCAAACTCGATGTTCTTCAGCTTGCTATAGTCGTCCACAGGGAACACATACTCCACTCCTGAGGCGATGTTCCTCAGCTCCTGTTTGCTGACTTTCTTCCCGACGCCAATGGCAAAGACGCTGATACCGCCTGCTTTGGTAAGGGCCGCCTGGTGCTTGGTCTCTTCGCTTTGCTGGGAGTTCCCGTCGGTTATCACGATGCAGATCTGGGGGATGTCCGGGTCGTCCCTTCGACTGCCCATCCGTGGTAGGAAGACGTATTCGCGGGCGATTCGGAGGGCCGCACCGGTGTCTGTCTGGCCTCCTTGTTGTCGGAGGTGGTCCAAGGAATTTATCATGCGTTCCCTGGTATTATATCTGTTGTAATAAAAGGAATAGGAAATGTGGCATCacaacaaagtacatgtatacgccGAAGGCTTTGGCGAAATTCCGCAAGATTCGAGTGATTTGGTCTTCTAAAGAAACCGATATATTGTCTTCATCATTGGAAAAGAAATTTTATGAGTTTGTTCAAGAATGGTAGACAAACAACTAGTCAATAAATCTCCATTTCATCCAAAATTCTACGGCGCATTTGCTGAAGATTTGTGTGATTTACTCTCCTGGAGAAATGGTTCTACCGCTTCTGTTCTTCATCGGAGGCGTGTTCAAAGATGTAGAAGTGTCCACCGCAGCAAAAGAAGATGCCTTTCTTACCTTTTAAGGCTAAAAATCAAGGTAGCACCAGTGCTAAAGGTAATAAGGCTAACTCTGGTGAAATGTTGACCTATGTCAAAACTCTTGATCATTTCTTTGACGAAGTCTTTCTGTTTATCCCACGAGTCGGGCTGGATACTCGACGACTCGTCCATGAGGAAGACAACATCGGCATGGGAGGTGGCGCAATCTGGAATACAAGGGCGAGGACGATTAAAGTCCGGGAAGACTCTGTGTTTCACGACGCAAAGGCTGAATTATGGCTAAGGGTGTTTCTTTAAGCAGTGACACTGAAAGTTGGCTTTTGAATCACATCACCAACCAGGGTCCGGTTTGCCAAAGCCTGGTGAGTACAGCGACCGCCACTGAGTTTTGCTAAAAAACCACCGGTAGGAGATTGAAACTATAACTGTGATCTGATACGTGAAAAAAAACCCCACTTTGATAAAAGCGAATGAAAGCAATTTACGAGGTCATGACACTATGTGTTATGCAGTTAGTGTCATAGAAATCTGATAAGTGGCCCATCACACTATAAATTCAGTAACCACAAAGTGCAAAATTAGCAAAACAGTGAGCGTACAGACAGTATCTGCTGCAATCGCCTATTTGTAGAAGCAAAATGTTGTTACATtattttatgaaacaggtcttGTCTGGTCATCCATAATATGGGTAACCATTGCTTGTTCAAAGAAGCCACCACTCTCCCACATCACCTTCAATATTTTGTCGCCCCGGGTTTCACACGCGTTGCGCACGTACAACACGTACGACATACGCAGCAGCGTGAAATGTTCACCAGGGCCTCGTGGATTCTTCTGaaggtttgaaaacaatatcaaaacattgtACTCGTTTTTCGATTTGTATTTGATTATACGCCCTCGACATTCCAAAGAAATATCAAAGGTAGCATTGAGAGTAAGTGCCAACACTGGTAGTGGTTCTTGGCGTCTTTTCAATTCAAAAAGAACCTTTGGTATTATTTGAAGGCAATTTCAAACTTAAATCTTCCCATCTGtataaatagaaaactttggtaCAATATTAAACTCCAGTAAGTTTCACAATATTAGTTAGGAATTGTCACAAGTGTGTCATGGGGCTATAAATAGCCTAACCTAGGGTAATTAATTAACAGGCAATTAAACCTAGATAATAATTAAGAACATGTTACTAACCTTCCTTCTGTAGTGATACAGTGACCTGAAAAatgaatatcatcatcatattaGTCGGTCGTCAACATTGGCCAAGGATTGGAATcttaaatatgatatcaattctATAACCTTTggattagaaaaataatcattATGCAATTGACGTCAAAGCattatttaaaataaatgtaTAGGTTTAGCAGAAGGATTAGCACTCATATGTCAATTAATAGTACTTCCAATTTTTTGGGGGTGGAAAATAAGGTTTATCAGAATTGTTGTAGGACGGAAAGAATCATTGAAGGCAGTATCTGCTTCTAGTTTATATTTGTATTACAAAAGGTACAGTTAGTATTCACCTTTTTTTAACCACAAATAATACGGATGTAGTAATGATAACCAGGTAAGCTTTATACTGTGATTCGACGTATTGGGCAGGCACAAAGGGTATACAATGAACCCGATACAGTGAATCGCGGGCATTTTCCTTTCGCAGATTTCGcgaataattttcaaatttagcaAATAAATATTCCTGATAACTGATTCGCTGTCATAGTATGATGTAATTGCCTAAGCTAACTGCGTCGTAACTACATTGTCACACCAtgcagatgttttgaaaaacataaaACCAGTTTTGAGTTAGTGATATGTGAGTTATCAATGTCAATGTAATAGCCAATAATATGTAAAAATTGGGTCAATGTGTGAAAATTGGGTTAGTTTTTTTTATCTAACCTTTAAATATTGTGCTGCACCCCTTTACTTTCTGAGTTAAATTAACATAAACTGAGATATAATGTTTTGAGAGAATATGACGGATTTTCGGCGACTGCTTATGCATAAAAGGCCTATGTTTGTAAAAAATTCTTAtctgaaatttaaatttcaatcaaaaggaagaaaaaaaaaattctgatatTATACAAACATTCATAAAAATCGCTCATATAACTTGTACAATGAATTTATCTTTTAAATTCGGATAGGAGGCGTGTTGGGGGTAATTAGTTAATTTGGTCTGTCGTTCGGCTGTAAGGCACCACGTGAGGAAACGGTATTGCACGAAACTTCTTTGTAAAGGAAACATACCAGTATTTTGATCTTCACTGTACTTTTCTAACTAAAAATTGTTTTCAGTTTAAATTAAGTTGTTTGGAAATGGATTTTGGCGACACATCATAACGCAGCCATTGCTTTGTTTCACATTATGCCATCGGCTACACAGGTACGGTTTTCTGGTCCCAATaactaatttgaaaattttgctTTAATAGCACTGATTCCCTTATACAGTTAAGAAATTAATattctcatcagtgaaatcAGAACGATATAATAATGCAGACTTACCCGAAGGAGAATGAATAAAATCCCAGTAAGCGATCCTTGGATGAAAGAAGTCATTTTAGCAGTTAACAAATAACGGAATTCGTCAGAATGAGCAGACGATTATTATCCTGTTATTGGTCAGGCCGAATTTGCGGTTCTGATGATTGGAGTACCATGCCAGTAGCTTTTATAGATCGCAGTAACTACTTTGCCCCCGTATCCAAGATATGACGTCATTATAATCAGTTCCGGTGAAAGACATATGGCGGAGTAGTATTTGTTGTGACAACATCCTCTCGCCTCAGCATTCCGAGAAAAATCTCCGGCACAGACGCTTCAGTTTAATCAATGAAATACGCTTTGTTTACCAATACAATTCAAAAACTTGGTCTCGGCGAATGGCCAACTCATACTTTGAGTCACCAACAGCGGAGCCAAACTGCTGGATTGAAGTTCACGTTCATAAGAGTACGTGCATTTCAAACTTTGTGCTGAAGAGTCTTTGCAAATTAGGTTAAACATTCACCATTGACAGATGAGGAGGAGTCGGACGAATAAAAAGAGGCAATTTTGTCGGATATTAACTTAACGCGGTTAGGAGGACAAGACGAGGGACCAGAtcataagcatttaaggctactCGAGCCAGTTATAGCCAAGGAAAGATTGTTGGTGCCAGTTGCTGAACCAGCGACAGTATTGGGGGAAGCAAGCGCTGGTATCAACTAATTGAAGCTCATGGCGCGAGTTATTGCTATAAAAGAGCGTCGATTGAACAAGCTCCTGGCACCGGTTATTGCTGAAGTAAGAGCTGGTATTAAATAATCCAAGCTCCTGGCACCGGTTATTGCTAAAGTAAGAGCTGGTATTAAATAATCTAAGCTCCTGGCGCCGGTTATTGCTGAAGTAAGAGCTGGTATTAAATAATCTAACCTTCTGGCGCCGGTTATTGCTGAAGTAAGAGCTGGTATTAAATAATCCAAGCTCCTGGCGCCGGTTATTGCTGAAGTAAGAACTGGTATTAAATAATCCAAGCTCCTGGCGCCGGTTATTGCTGAAGTAAGAGCTCCATCAACAAATTAAAGCTGTTGCGAACGTTATTGGTAAAAAGATCGGGTATTAGCGATTCCAAGTTTCTGGCGTGGGTTGCTGCTGAAGCAAGAACTGGTATCAACTAATCCAAGCTCTTTTGCGCCGGTAAGAACTGAGCTTTCCCACCACTTATCTTTGGCTGCTTGTCAGAACACTTGTTAAAAGAATGAGTTGAGATGTTCCCTCCTTTCTTGTGCCAGCTCttaataggcctactttttcacCAATTAATTAACAGTAATCTTTACGTGCCTACGTAAGAAAGTTACTCACAAATAGAACATCCTGACCAGAGTCTGCCCTATTTATAGCATTGCCTTAAAAGGCATTTTACAACTACTGTTTGGTTTATATACTTCCATGACCTCCGGGTACTAGACTTCCGAGCCAGTCAATAATCCGTAATCCTAATCACTCTTTTGTGAAGGTGGGTGAGACCGATCCACTGCATGCGGCTACATGCACCTCTGCGCTTGATCGTTGTAATTGCATAACGCGCATGTGATCCTCCAATGTGTAATCTACGAGGGGTACAATACAATGACAGCAGAAAGGATAGCGTGTATGCCTTGACTTTAGGTTGGATGCTTAGAACAGATCTATGacattaggggggggggggggaggggggggggggcaatctgTGGGAATCTGCAAAACTGCAGAGGTGTTTAGTAGCCTACGGAAGTGGTGGGTATTTGGTTTCTATTTCTTTACAAAATGAAGGCATAACGTAGTGAATCACGTTTTGTTGCAACTCAGATCGCGAAGAGAAAGAAAGCACCGCGttcttttggaataaaaaaGCGAAACTTGTACACGAATTCTGAATCAGAGGCATCACCATGATATCTTATGTTGATGTAGGAAGTGGTAGGATGGCAACCATGCAGCCACAATCCGTTCTCCAATCCTCGTAAATTCTTTTCTTCTGATCAGAGAATAGGTGGTGGTAGGAGTATAGCTTATGAAACAAATAGGGCAGCTGCCTAGCTAATATGGGTGTTATTTTGTTTCCTATCAAATCTTTCATCATTCCTGCAATAATTTCTTTTGACCAATTAAGATTGCTGTCAAACCTAACGACTATAAATCTGTCTTTAATCATGTTGACATGATCTGTAATGAGCGTCTGATTGGAAGGATTGCAGATGACATTTTCGTGATCACATCGTCTGTCCTACTCGGTTCATACTTTCGTACAGTTCTAATATTGTGAGAGAAACTCGAGAGGATGAACGCTGAGGTAGAggagcgccccccccccccatgcggCAGAATTCAAATCCGTTGAAGAGGATCAGAGTTCGATGCCTTCACTCCACTTCAAGATTATCGATGTTGTTGTCATGATACGAATTTCACTTTCGAATTCGAAACAACGGGGATTTAATTGTTGCATGATAACTTTACTGTGGCAAACTGCCAAAACTCATCAACGGATATCATATACATATCTTGTATTCTTTGACGAATGATCAGTTTTGGTGTCGTTTCGATCCGATTGGATAATCgattatttgattgattgattctggATCTTTGTGTGCCTACGGCAGGATTCATCCTTCACAAGATGAAATATAAAAATGTAGGGCTCTTCAGCGCCGTAGACCGACTGATCATGTCAATCTGGTATCAGCTTTATCAGGTCCTGTGATTACATCACGGGCTACATAGAGCTATTTATGTAATAGCTCTACCACTGACTGGTCTATCCGATCTTGTGAAACCAAACCGTGAGTCGCCCCGTCTGGGTTCTGGCACTATCTCGGGTCTTCCCCGTCTGGGGAGCAACAGGCGTCCCTGTCGCCCCGGCCGATGAGAGACTTGGGGTGGCGCCGGGTCCTGGACGGCGCATCGCGCGATTGGATTTCACAAGTGCACACCTTGAAGCCTAGAGCTGTTAGTTAGAACTCCACATCTTCCTTATATGTGCTGAAAATTCACACTTCAT
Above is a window of Lineus longissimus chromosome 3, tnLinLong1.2, whole genome shotgun sequence DNA encoding:
- the LOC135484674 gene encoding collagen alpha-6(VI) chain-like encodes the protein MTSFIQGSLTGILFILLRVTVSLQKEDCATSHADVVFLMDESSSIQPDSWDKQKDFVKEMIKSFDIGQHFTRVSLITFSTGATLIFSLKRYNTRERMINSLDHLRQQGGQTDTGAALRIAREYVFLPRMGSRRDDPDIPQICIVITDGNSQQSEETKHQAALTKAGGISVFAIGVGKKVSKQELRNIASGVEYVFPVDDYSKLKNIEFALAYRACDVTKLQPTTTTETPTTTTRVPTTTTAPTLPPLPPLYVTPECKQKQADVVILLDTSSGIRAPDFSEMKAFVQAMAYTLDIYPNNTRISLMTFADHPKIHFEFDQYSTREEIYEAASKIKKQRGARNLDVALKVIRTHTFDPSSGARKRVAKVVILVTDGPAANLKSAIAEKNSLMSTHGVELFAIGVGIGVTDEELQTLAGRERMFRLYDHWQLKSLRYDLADKICQIEPPPQDFGCGDRRGADLVFIMDTKNAGSNGIISIRSFLKNIVKKFEVGPKKIQVSSVPSECGSLPGYDLNTYPTKAEVLGALEAKKEYSLVKLLDQVSTETFIPENGGRKREDVDRVAILVTDEKPNNMAAVREKSGALKAQGVTVYVVGVGKLVNKAALGEIASRPLARHLFTVDSYEMLEETQYEIVGALTTYICRGL